The following are from one region of the Dreissena polymorpha isolate Duluth1 chromosome 2, UMN_Dpol_1.0, whole genome shotgun sequence genome:
- the LOC127866468 gene encoding uncharacterized protein LOC127866468, protein MIAAGVTPHVPLRQLPSPHCIHVWHVTTCTLLFSATCFLAICSVTSHWLYMKCTSDSRGTGLTLPPTPETRAINGNADQVMNRGLKRETYIDDVNQTVSELSFFGIHSQGQGGVAAAAAWARYETDPNMTDGLGSLEIHNYALWYVKICNSSECSVWSYTSLHAERTRLSHPLYGRHEATGDLVSELDLRMSKDKIIGTEIEVTLSIILLVIAFGIMLIATRRSRRLQRRRQHDGEKHQTPRHALVCMQCTSLLAQIVAAVCIFIPLERFAEINFKLSSISNHTNCNISTPYSLFLLGGSGMCAILAAIFNVRIIYLRVSRGCIHRNDDDTGDVGETPGQMLVGLVSRESNGSQTIAIGYTDPVRPGYTLVTSEEYPVEQSKP, encoded by the exons ATGATTGCTGCAG GTGTGACCCCGCACGTGCCATTAAGGCAGCTACCTTCGCCTCATTGTATCCACGTATGGCACGTGACCACGTGCACATTACTGTTCAGTGCCACATGTTTCCTCGCTATTTGCTCAGTGACGTCACATTGGCTATACATGAAGTGCACGAGCGATTCTCGAGGCACCGGATTAACGCTGCCGCCAACACCCGAGACCCGCGCCATCAACGGGAACGCCGACCAGGTGATGAATCGGGGTTTAAAACGTGAAACATACATCGACGACGTTAATCAAACTGTTTCGGAGTTGTCGTTCTTTGGTATACATTCCCAGGGTCAAGGTGGCGTTGCAGCGGCGGCCGCCTGGGCCAGGTATGAAACTGACCCGAATATGACGGATGGTTTGGGGAGCCTGGAAATCCACAACTACGCTCTGTGGTACGTGAAGATCTGCAACTCGAGCGAGTGCTCCGTGTGGAGCTACACCAGTCTTCACGCCGAGCGAACCCGGCTAAGCCACCCGCTGTACGGGCGGCACGAGGCAACCGGGGACCTTGTATCAGAGTTGGACTTAC GCATGAGTAAAGACAAAATTATCGGTACAGAGATAGAGGTCACCCTATCGATTATCCTGCTGGTAATTGCTTTTGGGATTATGTTGATTGCCACTCGGAGGTCGCGGCGTTTGCAGCGTCGACGTCAGCACGACGGTGAAAAACATCAGACACCGAGACACGCGCTAGTCTGCATGCAGTGCACGTCACTGCTGGCGCAAATTGTTGCAG CCGTGTGCATCTTCATACCACTTGAGCGATTTGCAGAAATCAACTTCAAACTCTCTTCCATTTCAAATCATACGAACTGCAACATTTCCACGCCATACAGCCTGTTTCTTCTAGGAGGAAGTGGAATGTGCGCcatattggcggccatctttaaCGTGAGAATTATTTATCTCCGCGTCTCGAGAGGCTGTATCCATAGAAACGATGACGACACAGGTGACGTCGGTGAGACGCCCGGGCAAATGCTGGTCGGCTTGGTATCTCGAGAGTCGAACGGCTCTCAAACGATTGCCATAGGATACACAGACCCTGTTCGGCCAGGTTACACATTGGTTACTTCAGAGGAATATCCGGTGGAACAATCCAAGCCATAG